Proteins encoded together in one Bos indicus isolate NIAB-ARS_2022 breed Sahiwal x Tharparkar chromosome 25, NIAB-ARS_B.indTharparkar_mat_pri_1.0, whole genome shotgun sequence window:
- the C1QTNF8 gene encoding complement C1q tumor necrosis factor-related protein 8, with protein sequence MVAPALLLLLALPAGAWRGLGLPRRPCVQCCHPAWPPAAPGPGAHVSDGDAWAGLPRLRPTIDISILKGEKGEAGVRGRSGRSGKEGPPGSRGLRGRKGQKGQAGLPGAQCPRAYAAFSVGRREGLHSADALQAVTFDTELVNLDGAFDLASGRFFCTAPGVYFLSLNVHTWNYKETYLHIMRNARAAAVLYAQPSERSVMQAQSLLLPLAAGDAVWVRMFQRDRDNAIFGESGDLYITFSGHLVKPDAEL encoded by the exons ATGGTGGCCCCTGCCCTCCTGCTGCTCCTGGCGCTGCCCGCTGGGGCCTGGCGCGGCCTGGGGCTGCCCCGCCGGCCGTGCGtgcagtgctgccatccagcctggccccccgccgcccccggccCAGGTGCCCACGTGAGTGACGGAGACGCGTGGGCGGGGCTGCCCCGCCTGCGGCCCACCATCGACATCTCGATCCTGAAAG GTGAAAAGGGCGAGGCGGGGGTCAGAGGTCGCTCTGGCAGGAGCGGGAAAGAGGGCCCGCCCGGCTCCCGGGGCCTCCGGGGGCGCAAGGGCCAGAAGGGGCAGGCGGGGCTGCCGGGCGCGCAGTGCCCGCGTGCCTACGCGGCCTTCTCGGTGGGCCGGCGCGAGGGGCTGCACAGCGCCGACGCCCTCCAGGCGGTGACCTTCGACACGGAGCTGGTCAACCTGGACGGCGCCTTCGACCTGGCCTCCGGCCGCTTCTTCTGCACCGCACCCGGCGTCTACTTCCTGAGCCTCAACGTGCACACCTGGAACTACAAGGAGACCTACCTGCACATCATGCGCAACGCGCGCGCGGCGGCCGTGCTGTACGCGCAGCCCAGCGAGCGCAGCGTGATGCAGGCGCAGAGCCTGCTGCTGCCGCTGGCCGCGGGTGACGCCGTGTGGGTGCGCATGTTCCAGCGCGACCGCGACAACGCCATTTTCGGCGAGAGCGGCGACCTCTACATCACCTTCAGCGGCCACCTGGTCAAGCCGGATGCCGAGCTCTGA